A single genomic interval of Lucilia cuprina isolate Lc7/37 chromosome 2, ASM2204524v1, whole genome shotgun sequence harbors:
- the LOC111679237 gene encoding dynein axonemal assembly factor 1 homolog, whose translation MQRNKESKEILGLNRITKKRIMELCKKDKLYQTPELNDVLYLHYQGFECIECLEDYTELKCLWLECNAISEIQGLEKQAKLKCLFLQSNLIRKIENLDYCRELDTINLSQNHIRKIENCGFEILPVLNTLNLSSNYLKDSEALRELENCKNLSVLDLSNNRIDDILVVKIFAKMPELKVLVLQGNPVVSKIPQYRKTLTLECKKLTYLDSRPVFPKDRACAEAWKRGGYEEERKENERWNRRERKKMRDGVNATIQLRNKNRKLEDQISLIPSSDSEDETKNSEKKNRANMEVDIDSMWDEVVEDKHSERSSSSVTSDESKVSVSTQSSESNKEEQETVNKMEDNRLIPESSETNILDSSQCCEGSEEAEETILETVENVEKVEILNELKNILEPEKLTSDTLKSPIKEQNPTDPNRTAAESKLENFSEPPTKRVQLHIEYYNSLEICSGNLKNTSMTNIGEATERQESELKSSVNKLETESATSLNCKDFDYSFESMKNIPQQSSIKEIEEPQINSSNNVFNQDTPITGNIQKFSSKNNHLYVENFEISENSNVSLNDSLMDPSENYQTTIEAIRNVTESNDSPEDSIIQNNETCYRTEDKVDDNYDSLREMEDTMNILNHRSEEQSLLLSNPKKDPKEHLYKLENDQERLEVNKKVRTDFEKLSTNLNDFVEQLDQEQKERQEIFNALYDKNLAPKESSSESSGSEENDHLEEWKLERMIDQWDRGSKLKKDSTEGKSNAEINKNLKETFQSCPTNIKKTDESLKDSLGSVAVKTEKPSSTSSSDKFDYIPMDISLLTRKSNEALDSLERESKELKRLLQQLEDKNDDLFKDINAEMKCEKEKNKPENLEKESKEIGENNSEKQSNEKDDFKTADCMTSKSEIKCEREESMPEENEDLFKELNVEIKCEREECLLEQEGKETDEMGEDNIEKQTYTKENNKAKQEQVQDKQNFVKGEKSEECEREQPQIVPVIVEELIKSLELKQKSYKFPETLQNLEIESSTETKRTQQSVSENLPDFVKTFNQFYKDIETKNQEKKKLPEDKEKQKSEVLKELSKQTHLKQFNNDTLESLDAQLAEMKRVQHDRVRRMVDRVYAQKDRYNDTLELVEGKLMVRHRDTQELRELAQPVMQESSESDADYDTAQSQEEDNDGDSKFEKRLKRKPYKPTTRKSSEDLIIQALIANKSHKASDDSEESNDDDEFYSLDPQDPTNLYKEIDKEFFHKLTLENLKFSQQDENHIVQCARSYEELKHCLSLSKEERGLNEEENDLVEDMIERKCLKLKENTETLHNNQDGTTKEQLWFDKVKSEDQEERNEKELKSSKEAMQLFTYYPNTNTDQQSSEPKFEVSEHMNTTSEYECENLMKTILLRKLAEQKDKLQKENIFKREKPEPNKNDHESILSYERSSEEEKNEIESNIDFESGASNKKTFKCQAKEVLNNDDELGTEEENLTATSEECFTNDNAAGGNSAGVEILECNLEIIGCNDELVDTITVNAEVHF comes from the exons atgcagcGAAATAAAGAATCGAAAGAAATCTTGGGTCTTAATCGCATAACCAAAAAACGTATAATGGAATTATGCAAAAAAGATAAACTCTATCAAACTCCCGAATTAAATGACGTTTTGTATTTGCATTATCAGG gttTTGAATGCATTGAATGTTTGGAAGATTATACTGAACTGAAGTGTCTATGGCTGGAGTGTAATGCCATTTCCGAAATCCAGGGTTTGGAGAAACAAGCAAAACTGAAATGTCTATTTCTGCAAAGTAATTTGATAAGAAAAATTGAGAATTTAGATTACTGTAGGGAATTGGATACGATAAATTTATCTCAAAATcatataagaaaaattgaaaattgtggTTTTGAGATATTGCCGGTATTGAATACCTTAAATCTTTCTTCTAATTACCTAAAAGATAGTGAGGCTTTAAGGGAGTTGGAGAATTGTAAAAATCTCTCGGTATTGGATTTATCTAATAATCGTATTGATGATATATTAGTGGTGAag atttttgcaaaaatgcCGGAATTAAAAGTTTTGGTTTTGCAAGGCAATCCGGTAGTATCCAAAATACCACAATATCGTAAAACTTTGACCTTGGAATGT aaaaaattaacctATTTGGATTCAAGACCAGTATTTCCAAAAGATAGAGCCTGTGCTGAAGCTTG gaaacgTGGTGGCTATGAGGAAGAACGCAAAGAAAACGAAAGATGGAATCGCCGAGAACGTAAAAAGATGAGAGATGGTGTAAATG CTACAATACAATTGCGCAATAAAAATCGCAAGCTAGAAGATCAAATTTCCTTAATACCCTCCTCAGATTCTGAAGATGAAACTAAAAATTCAGAAAAGAAAAATCGTGCAAATATGGAAGTTGATATAGATAGTATGTGGGATGAGGTGGTTGAAGATAAACATTCGGAGAGATCTTCTAGTTCGGTGACAAGCGATGAGAGTAAAGTTTCCGTTTCTACACAAAGTTCTGAAAGTAATAAAGAAGAACAGGAGACTGTTAACAAAATGGAGGACAACAGGTTGATACCGGAGTCCTCTGAAACCAATATTTTGGATTCTAGTCAATGTTGTGAAGGTAGTGAGGAAGCAGAAGAAACTATATTAGAAACGgttgaaaatgttgaaaaagttGAAATACTAAACGaattaaagaacattttggaACCTGAAAAGTTGACCAGTGATACTTTAAAAAGTCCGATTAAGGAACAAAATCCTACAGATCCCAATCGAACAGCCGCAGAATCAAAACTGGAGAATTTTTCAGAACCTCCAACTAAAAGAGTTCAATTACATATTGAATATTATAATAGTTTAGAAATTTGCtctggaaatttaaaaaatacttctaTGACTAATATAGGTGAAGCTACAGAACGTCAAGAATCTGAATTAAAAAGCTCCGTCAATAAGTTAGAAACAGAAAGTGCAACTTCACTAAATTGTAAAGATTTTGACTACAGCTTTGAAAGTATGAAAAATATTCCTCAGCAAAGTTCAATTAAAGAAATAGAAGAACCCCAAATAAATTCCTCCAATAATGTCTTCAATCAAGACACTCCGATAACTggtaatattcaaaaattttcaagcaaAAACAATCAtttatatgttgaaaatttcgaaatatcCGAAAACTCTAACGTTTCCCTTAATGATTCCCTAATGGATCCCTCGGAAAACTATCAAACAACTATTGAAGCTATAAGAAACGTAACAGAATCAAATGATTCTCCCGAAGattcaataattcaaaataaCGAAACTTGTTATAGAACTGAAGATAAAGTTGATGATAATTATGATTCCCTTCGGGAAATGGAAGACACCATGAATATTTTGAATCATAGGAGTGAAGAACAATCATTATTGTTGTCGAATCCCAAAAAAGACCCTAAGGAACATCTATATAAATTGGAAAATGATCAAGAACGTTTAGAAGTCAATAAGAAAGTAAGAACAGATTTTGAAAAGTTATCgacaaatttaaatgattttgtggAACAATTGGATCAGGAACAAAAAGAAAGACAAGAAATTTTTAATGCTTTATATGATAAAAATCTAGCGCCTAAAGAAAGCAGCTCGGAAAGTAGCGGAAGCGAAGAGAATGATCACTTAGAGGAATGGAAATTGGAAAGAATGATTGATCAGTGGGACCGGGgttcaaaattaaagaaagactCAACAGAAGGCAAGTCAAAtgcagaaataaataaaaatttaaaagaaacttttcaaaGTTGTcccacaaatattaaaaaaacagacGAATCTTTAAAAGATTCTTTAGGAAGTGTTGCAGTAAAGACTGAGAAGCCTTCTTCTACCTCCTCTTCCGATAAGTTTGATTATATACCCATGGATATATCACTCCTAACTCGCAAATCTAATGAAGCATTAGATTCCCTAGAAAGAGAATCTAAAGAATTGAAGAGATTACTGCAACAATTGGAGGATAAAAATGATGATCTGTTTAAAGATATTAATGCAGAAATGAAATGCGAAAAAGAGAAGAATAAGCCAGAGAATCTAGAAAAAGAATCTAAAGAAATAGGAGAGAATAATAGTGAAAAACAATCTAATGAAAAGGACGATTTTAAAACAGCAGACTGTATGACATCGAAATCAGAAATAAAATGCGAAAGAGAGGAAAGTATGCCCGAGGAAAATGAAGATCTCTTTAAAGAATTGAATGTAGAAATAAAATGTGAAAGAGAAGAATGTCTTCTAGAGCAAGAGGGAAAAGAAACTGATGAAATGGGAGAAGataacatagaaaaacaaacatacacaaaagaaaataataaagcaaAACAAGAGCAAGTTcaagataaacaaaattttgttaaaggaGAAAAATCAGAAGAATGTGAAAGAGAGCAACCACAAATTGTACCCGTAATTGTAGAAGAACTAATAAAATCTctagaattaaaacaaaaatcttataaatttccCGAAACTTTGCAAAATCTCGAAATAGAAAGTTCCACTGAAACTAAGCGTACACAGCAAAGTGTTTCTGAAAATCTTCCAGATTTTGTGAAAACATTCAATCAATTTTACAAAGATATTGAAACCAAAAATcaggaaaagaaaaaacttccagaagataaagaaaaacaaaagtcaGAAGTTTTGAAAGAACTTTCCAAACAAACCCATCTTAAACAATTCAATAATGATACTCTCGAAAGTTTAGATGCACAATTGGCCGAAATGAAAAGAGTGCAACACGATAGAGTCAGACGTATGGTTGACCGGGTGTATGCTCAAAAAGATCGATATAATGATACTTTGGAGTTAGTTGAGGGCAAGCTAATGGTGCGTCATCGTGACACACAAGAACTAAGGGAGCTAGCACAACCTGTTATGCAGGAATCAAGTGAAAGCGATGCTGATTATGATACCGCACAGTCACAGGAAGAGGATAATGATGGTGACTCTAAATTTGAAAAGCGTTTGAAGCGTAAACCCTATAAGCCTACAACACGCAAATCCAGCGAGGATCTTATAATACAAGCTTTAATAGCTAATAAGTCCCACAAAGCTTCTGATGATAGTGAGGAAAGTAATGACGATGATGAATTCTATTCTTTAGATCCTCAAGATCCTACAAATCTTTATAAAGAAATCGATAAggaatttttccataaattaactctcgaaaatttgaaattctCACAACAAGATGAGAATCATATTGTTCAATGTGCTCGAAGCTATGAGGAGTTAAAACATTGCTTATCTCTAAGCAAAGAAGAGAGAGGCTTAAACGAGGAAGAGAATGATTTGGTAGAGGATATGATCGAAAGAAAATGCTTAAAACTTAAGGAGAATACAGAAACTTTGCACAATAATCAAGATGGAACGACAAAAGAACAGTTGTGGTTTGATAAAGTTAAGTCGGAAGATCAGGAAGAAAGGAATGAAAAAGAGCTAAAGTCTAGCAAAGAAGCTATGCAATTATTTACCTATTATCCTAATACAAATACTGATCAGCAGTCAAGTGAGCCTAAGTTCGAAGTTTCGGAGCATATGAATACAACATCGGAATATGAATGCGAAAATCTAATGAAGACCATATTACTCAGAAAACTTGCAGAACAAAAAGATAAGCTACAGaaagagaatatttttaaaagagaaaaacccGAACCTAACAAAAACGATCATGAATCCATTCTGAGTTATGAGCGTTCaagtgaagaagaaaaaaacgaaatcgAAAGTAATATAGACTTTGAAAGTGGAGCTTCTAATAAAAAAACGTTCAAATGTCAAGCTAAAGAAGTATTAAATAACGATGATGAACTAGGAActgaagaagaaaatttaactgCTACTTCAGAAGAATGTTTTACGAATGATAATGCTGCTGGTGGCAATTCAGCTGGTGTAGAGATTTTGGAATGTAATTTGGAAATTATTGGCTGCAATGATGAGTTAGTGGATACTATAACCGTTAATGCTGaagtacatttttaa
- the LOC111679234 gene encoding cytosolic 10-formyltetrahydrofolate dehydrogenase yields MNSSLRIAIIGQSNFAADVLTLLLEKRYNVVGVFTIANKGNREDILATTASQYNIPVFKFSTWRRKGVAIPEVLEQYRSVQANLNVLPYCSQFIPMEVIDGAELGSICYHPSILPRHRGASAISWTLIEGDEVAGFSIFWADDGLDTGPILLQKQCNVEPTDTLDTLYKRFLYPQGIKSMAEAVDLVAQGKAPKITQTEVNASYDPAMFKAENQYINLNQSAERIWNFIRALDSVPGALATVINDDNTEENIRLFGAHIYEDIPVKSDQFIRLKGLSTPAYIHERGLLIQGTDNRFVNVRRLKKGSKMINACDWFKQSQAPQITNFTEDELTKKEILANIWLSILKCPIEADTDFFAAGAGSMDVVRLVEECKDAFDVPLENEQVFMAPVFEEFYCEIVKALRQGSSGDNLMVHFDGFVLKANKKEIPIPTQLFINGQFVDAENRKTLDIINPANEELICQVASASSNDVDNAVKAAHQAFYGAWRQVSARQRGQLMLKLADLMEEQKEELATIESVDSGAVYTLALKTHIGMSIDAWRYFAGWCDKIQGSTIPVNPARPNNVLTFTKKEPIGVVGLVTPWNYPLMMLSWKMAACIAAGNTCLIKPAQTCGMSSVFFNKGENCIAAGRIFVEDTIHDEFVRRVVKDIQSMTIGDPLNRSTAHGPQNHRAHFEKLIDFCQRGVKEGATLVYGGKPVPNMKGYYFEPTVFTNVEDHMYIAQEESFGPIMIISKFHGSDVESVMRRANRTEYGLASGVFTKDISKALSFAENIEAGTVFVNVYNKTDVAAPFGGFKQSGFGKDLGQEALNEYLKTKCVTVEF; encoded by the exons atgaat agTTCTTTAAGAATTGCCATTATTGGCCAAAGTAATTTTGCCGCCGATGTTTTGACTTTACTTCTGGAGAAACGTTACAATGTGGTGGGTGTCTTCACTATAGCGAATAAGGGTAACCGTGAAGACATTTTAGCCACTACCGCTAGCCAGTATAATATACcggtatttaaattttcaacatggCGTCGCAAAGGTGTAGCCATACCAGAAGTATTAGAACAATATCGTTCAGTGCAGGCAAATCTTAATGTTTTGCCTTACTGTTCTCAATTCATACCCATGGAGGTAATAGATGGTGCGGAATTAGGTAGCATTTGCTATCATCCCTCGATATTGCCCAGGCACAGAGGAGCTAGTGCTATTTCATGGACTCTAATAGAGGGTGATGAAGTGGCTGGTTTTAGTATATTTTGGGCAGATGATGGTTTAGATACTGGTCccattttattgcaaaaacaatGCAATGTAGAGCCAACAGATACTTTGGATACATTATATAAACGTTTCTTATATCCTCAGGGCATTAAGTCCATGGCTGAGGCTGTAGATTTAGTGGCCCAGGGTAAGGCCCCTAAGATAACGCAAACCGAGGTGAATGCTTCCTATGATCCCGCTATGTTTAAGGCAGAAAATCAATATATTAATTTGAATCAATCGGCCGAAAGAATATGGAATTTCATTAGAGCTTTGGACTCAGTCCCTGGGGCTTTAGCTACCGTTATTAACGATGATAATACAGAAGAAAATATTAGATTATTTGGTGCCCATATCTATGAAGACATCCCAGTTAAATCGGATCAGTTTATAAGACTTAAAGGTTTGTCCACACCCGCCTATATCCATGAACGTGGTCTCTTAATCCAAGGCACTGACAATAGATTTGTTAATGTACGTCGTTTGAAAAAGGGCTCGAAAATGATTAATGCCTGTGATTGGTTTAAACAGTCTCAAGCCCCTCAAATTACCAACTTTACTGAGGATGAGTTAACAAAGAAAGAGATTTTAGCTAATATTTGGTTGTCCATTTTGAAATGTCCCATAGAGGCCGATACTGACTTCTTTGCTGCCGGTGCTGGTTCCATGGATGTTGTCCGATTGGTGGAGGAATGTAAGGATGCTTTTGATGTGCCCTTGGAAAATGAACAGGTGTTCATGGCTCCTGTTTTTGAGgaattttattgtgaaattgttAAGGCCTTGAGACAGGGTTCCTCCGGAGACAATTTAATGGTTCACTTTGATGGTTTTGTTTTAAAGGCCAATAAAAAGGAAATACCTATTCCCACCCAACTATTTATCAATGGCCAGTTTGTGGATGCGGAGAATCGTAAAACTTTGGATATAATTAATCCTGCCAATGAGGAATTGATCTGTCAAGTAGCCAGTGCCTCCAGTAATGATGTGGATAATGCTGTTAAAGCTGCTCATCAGGCATTTTATGGAGCTTGGCGTCAGGTATCGGCCAGACAAAGAGGTCAACTTATGCTTAAATTGGCTGATTTAATGGAAGAGCAAAAAGAGGAACTGGCCACCATAGAATCGGTGGATTCGGGTGCTGTTTATACATTGGCCTTAAAGACCCATATTGGTATGTCTATAGATGCCTGGCGTTACTTTGCCGGTTGGTGTGACAAAATACAAGGTTCCACTATACCCGTTAATCCCGCCAGACCTAATAATGTCTTGACTTTTACCAAAAAGGAACCCATAGG tgtTGTGGGTTTGGTTACTCCCTGGAATTATCCTTTGATGATGTTGTCCTGGAAAATGGCTGCCTGTATAGCTGCCGGTAATACCTGCTTAATTAAACCGGCCCAGACATGT GGTATGTCATCGGTCTTCTTTAATAAGGGTGAAAATTGTATAGCTGCCGGTCGCATTTTCGTAGAAGACACCATTCATGACGAATTTGTGAGAAGAGTAGTTAAGGATATACAATCCATGACCATAGGCGATCCCCTCAATCGCTCAACGGCCCATGGGCCTCAAAATCATCGTGCCCATTTCGAAAAACTTATAGATTTCTGTCAACGTGGCGTTAAAGAGGGCGCCACTTTAGTGTATGGTGGCAAGCCGGTACCCAATATGAAGGGTTACTACTTTGAACCCACCGTATTCACCAATGTCGAGGATCATATGTATATTGCTCAAGAGGAATCATTTGGTCCCATTATGATTATTAGCAAATTCCATGGTAGTGATGTGGAATCGGTTATGCGTAGAGCCAATCGCACCGAATACGGTTTGGCCAGTGGTGTCTTTACTAAGGATATCAGTAAAGCACTGTCTTTCGCCGAAAATATTGAGGCGGGTACTGTGTTCGTTAATGTTTATAATAAGACTGATGTGGCGGCACCATTTGGTGGTTTCAAACAAAGTGGTTTTGGCAAAGATTTGGGCCAAGAAGCTCTAAATGAATATCTTAAGACTAAATGTGTAACAGTAGAATTTTAG
- the LOC124421284 gene encoding putative gustatory receptor 39b, producing MHYVTYKVLVYSKQPLDADVISYLLYNTNNMVNELQTKFLKYLAIFGLVPYINSSKHHYHHIHHYNRPLRWQQIYTVTLIVANLMATLYGVIFFPFKDNLIVSNLVSIMVFCVQILVVISILLETMFTYGKYYELINNYNRVQNLMKYLLHIQLNSAEIRQRQRRKYIFLISTVHGSLVVSITVIAVKTYNGYFWYALMAIIILRTRIIQMIYFIDYIVYYMELFNMKLRALISCKIDKNYLLLDIDYDHLESFEYLQILKNIYQELYALHDRFNDLYGHSLASIYTVVVLDIIINMYWTFLTVFEYYESYYNYITCSTLVPLYVILFVMCYTAEQCEIQVGKGTYLTTAIDYIVGYNLVVYSKL from the exons ATGCACTATG TAACCTATAAAGTACTAGTATATAGCAAGCAGCCGTTAGACGCCGACGTCATATCTTATTTACTATACAACACCAACAATATGGTAAATgagttacaaacaaaatttctcaaatatCTTGCAATATTTGGCCTAGTGCCATATATAAA TAGCAgtaaacatcattatcatcatattCATCATTATAATAGACCTCTACGTTGGCAACAAATTTACACTGTGACGTTAATTGTTGCCAATTTGATGGCAACCTTGTACGGTGTAATATTTTTCCCCTTCAAAGATAATTTAATAGTATCGAATCTTGTCAGTATTATGGTGTTTTGTGTTCAAATTCTAGTTGTGATCTCAATATTACTGGAGACAATGTTTACATATGGCAAATATTAtgaattaataaacaattacaatAGAGTTCAGAATTTAATGAAATACCTATTACATATACAACTCAATTCAGCGGAGATCCGTCAGCGTCAAAGgcgtaaatatatatttttgatatcaACCGTACATGGCAGTTTGGTAGTGTCTATAACAGTAATAGCGGTTAAAACTTATAATGGTTACTTTTGGTATGCCCTAATGGCCATTATTATTTTGAGAACACGTATTATACAAATGATCTACTTTATAGAttatatagtctactatatgGAGTTGTTTAATATGAAATTGAGGGCCTTGATTTCTTGTAAGATCgataaaaattatcttttattgGATATTGATTATGATCATTTGGAGTCATTtgaatatttgcaaattttgaaaaatatttatcaagaATTGTATGCTTTGCATGATCGTTTCAATGATCTTTATGGCCACTCATTGGCCAGCATATATACGGTGGTGGTCTTGGATATTATTATCAATATGTATTGGACCTTTTTAACCGTATTCGAATATTATGAATcgtattataattatataacttGTTCAACGCTGGTACCTTTATATGTCATCTTATTTGTAATGTGTTATACGGCTGAACAGTGTGAGATACAGGTAGGTAAAGGGACTTATCTGACTACAgctatagactatattgtagGCTATAATTTAGTAGTATATTCtaagctatag
- the LOC111679236 gene encoding uncharacterized protein LOC111679236, protein MQILQNPITIRANGYFTVNLKSLMKILANIATYLIILMQFRKANVNEESIELTTTISNMPKNINGSLKFHIEDN, encoded by the exons ATGCAAATTCTACAAAATCCCATAACAATACGAGCAAATGGTTATTTTactgtaaatttaaaatcattgatGAAG ATTTTAGCAAATATTGCCACCTATTTAATAATACTAATGCAATTTCGTAAGGCTAATGTAAACGAAGAGTCCATAGAACTAACAACCACAATTTCCAACATGCCTAAGAATATAAATggttcattaaaatttcatatagagGATAATTAA